From the genome of Chloroflexota bacterium, one region includes:
- a CDS encoding endonuclease III: MRTTGGSNPNSAPAADAVRQLAARIAAVDARLRTLYGVARRRRIDPVSELVATILSQSTTDVQTARSFEALRRRFPAWEQVRDAPVSAIAREIRSSGLSRQKAPRIKRALAAISRARGAIELDFLRRLPLAEARDWLMQLDGVGPKTAAIVLLFALGKPAFPVDTHVHRATRRLGWVPARASAEQAYRLLEPSVPPRAHYRLHINLIRHGRAVCRAARPLCNACALRDLCDTGRAVPRKKPVHA; encoded by the coding sequence ATGCGCACGACTGGTGGCTCGAACCCAAATAGCGCGCCTGCGGCGGACGCGGTGCGCCAACTGGCGGCGCGTATCGCGGCGGTGGATGCGCGGTTGCGCACGCTGTACGGTGTGGCGCGCCGCCGGCGCATCGATCCGGTGTCTGAGCTGGTTGCCACCATCCTGAGCCAGTCTACCACCGACGTGCAGACGGCGCGCTCGTTCGAGGCGCTGCGCCGGCGCTTCCCCGCTTGGGAGCAGGTGCGCGACGCGCCAGTGTCAGCGATTGCCCGCGAAATCCGCTCGTCGGGTCTGTCACGCCAGAAGGCGCCGCGCATCAAGCGCGCACTGGCGGCGATCAGCCGCGCGCGCGGCGCCATAGAACTGGACTTTCTGCGCCGCCTGCCGCTGGCCGAGGCGCGCGACTGGCTCATGCAATTGGACGGCGTCGGACCCAAGACGGCGGCGATTGTGCTGCTGTTTGCGCTCGGCAAGCCGGCTTTCCCGGTGGACACGCACGTGCATCGCGCCACGCGCCGGCTCGGCTGGGTGCCGGCCCGCGCGAGCGCGGAGCAGGCGTATCGCCTGCTGGAACCGAGCGTGCCGCCCCGTGCGCATTACCGGCTGCACATCAACCTGATTCGCCATGGTCGCGCCGTGTGTCGCGCGGCGCGCCCGCTCTGCAACGCATGCGCTCTGCGCGACCTGTGTGACACCGGGCGCGCCGTGCCCCGAAAGAAACCCGTTCATGCCTGA
- a CDS encoding SMC family ATPase produces MIPDRLRLHNFMCYRGDATLDLAGIHLACLAGDNGHGKSALLDALTYALWGEARARRDEDLITLGTDEMEVELEFRLGDDRYRILRKRSRRGKTRMGALELQLWDGQRFNAITGASTRETQAQITRTLRMTYDTFINSAFLLQGRADEFARKGPAERKQVLADILGLGMYDTYEEAAKARVKTLDDDALRLGAEIASFQQELRQKPRHEAELARLESEAAQAETRLRGAEAALQQVRDEKRALDQKSAQAAEIEARTAGTRREVAQLEADVAQKQGTLETAARRIADAERIAAGFAQWQVARERDGEFNSLLTRATTLTGERVQLEKRAQAERSQLELEARGLRERLSALDAQIADGDARQAEYGRTRQMLAQLAEKEAQREQTREQHIALSSEVNELTTANKHLRTQMESLKEKLDKLKGAAVCPLCQQPISAEEAARLQGEYLSEGKGAREQYDANNARISQRNFETEQLKAALQRLDQDLRARNATQAHEARLADLMQRAARALADRATVEAPLAAISARLAGGDYAREAQARIAAIDAQLAALGYDAAAHESVRRAVAALAPYEHEHAQMQAARERLDAERQMLALLESTLAAKRQLIAADESALSLLKADTARLDAVARAMADQQRLVNELQGRSAVLNRQLGAARQLVEHARQYETLIVEKQGALAACHAERALYEELRVAFGKKGVQAMLIEAAIPEIEQEANQLLSTMTDGRMSVRFETQREKLTARKDEAAAIETLDIVISDEVGARSYEMFSGGESFRVNFAVRIALSKLLARRAGARLQTLVIDEGFGALDTTGRERLVEAITAVQNQFERILVITHIDELKDLFPARIDVVKTGGGSSIFIN; encoded by the coding sequence ATGATTCCCGACCGACTCCGTTTGCATAACTTCATGTGCTACCGCGGCGACGCCACGCTCGACCTCGCCGGTATTCACCTCGCCTGCCTGGCCGGCGACAACGGGCACGGCAAGTCCGCGCTGCTCGACGCGCTCACCTACGCGCTGTGGGGCGAGGCGCGCGCCAGGCGCGACGAGGACCTGATCACGCTCGGCACCGACGAGATGGAAGTCGAGCTGGAGTTCCGGCTTGGCGACGACCGCTACCGCATCCTGCGCAAGCGCAGCCGGCGCGGCAAGACGCGGATGGGCGCGCTGGAACTGCAGTTGTGGGACGGCCAGCGCTTCAACGCCATCACCGGGGCCAGCACGCGCGAAACCCAGGCGCAGATCACGCGCACGCTGCGCATGACGTACGACACGTTCATCAATTCCGCGTTCCTGCTGCAGGGGCGCGCCGACGAGTTCGCGCGCAAGGGGCCGGCCGAGCGCAAACAGGTGCTGGCCGACATCCTGGGACTCGGCATGTACGACACCTACGAGGAAGCGGCCAAAGCGCGCGTCAAGACGCTGGACGACGACGCGCTGCGACTGGGCGCGGAGATCGCATCGTTCCAGCAGGAGTTGCGCCAGAAGCCGCGCCACGAAGCCGAACTGGCACGGCTGGAAAGCGAAGCCGCGCAGGCCGAGACGCGGCTGCGCGGGGCCGAAGCCGCGCTCCAGCAGGTGCGCGACGAGAAACGCGCGCTCGACCAGAAGTCCGCGCAGGCGGCCGAGATCGAAGCGCGCACCGCCGGCACGCGCCGCGAAGTGGCCCAACTGGAGGCCGATGTCGCCCAGAAGCAGGGCACGCTGGAGACCGCCGCCCGGCGTATCGCCGACGCCGAACGGATCGCCGCCGGGTTCGCGCAGTGGCAGGTCGCGCGCGAACGCGACGGCGAGTTCAACAGCCTGCTGACGCGGGCAACTACCCTGACGGGCGAGCGCGTGCAACTGGAGAAGCGGGCACAGGCGGAGCGCTCGCAGTTGGAACTGGAAGCGCGCGGGCTGCGCGAGCGCCTCAGCGCGCTCGACGCGCAGATCGCCGACGGCGACGCGCGGCAGGCCGAGTACGGGCGCACCCGGCAGATGCTGGCGCAACTGGCCGAGAAAGAGGCGCAGCGCGAGCAGACACGCGAGCAGCACATTGCGCTGTCATCCGAAGTCAACGAACTGACGACGGCCAACAAGCACCTGCGCACCCAAATGGAATCGCTGAAGGAGAAGCTGGACAAGCTGAAAGGCGCGGCCGTGTGCCCGCTTTGCCAGCAGCCGATTTCCGCTGAAGAGGCGGCGCGCCTGCAGGGCGAGTACCTGAGCGAGGGCAAGGGCGCGCGCGAACAGTATGATGCCAACAACGCGCGGATCAGCCAGCGCAACTTCGAGACGGAACAACTGAAGGCCGCGCTGCAGAGGCTCGACCAAGACCTGCGCGCCCGCAACGCGACACAGGCGCACGAGGCGCGGCTGGCCGACCTGATGCAGCGCGCCGCGCGCGCGCTGGCCGACCGCGCGACCGTCGAAGCGCCGCTGGCTGCCATCAGCGCGCGCCTGGCCGGGGGCGACTATGCCCGCGAGGCGCAGGCACGCATCGCCGCCATCGACGCGCAACTGGCCGCACTGGGCTACGATGCCGCCGCGCACGAGAGCGTGCGGCGCGCAGTCGCCGCGCTGGCCCCGTACGAGCACGAGCACGCGCAGATGCAGGCCGCGCGCGAGCGGCTGGACGCAGAGCGGCAGATGCTGGCCCTGCTGGAGAGCACGCTGGCGGCGAAACGCCAACTGATCGCCGCCGACGAGTCCGCGCTGTCGCTGTTGAAAGCCGATACGGCGCGGCTGGACGCGGTCGCCCGTGCCATGGCCGACCAACAGCGACTGGTCAACGAACTGCAGGGGCGCAGCGCGGTGCTGAACCGGCAACTGGGCGCGGCGCGCCAACTGGTGGAGCATGCGCGGCAGTACGAGACGCTGATTGTGGAGAAGCAGGGCGCGCTGGCCGCCTGCCACGCCGAGCGGGCGCTGTACGAGGAACTGCGCGTCGCGTTCGGCAAGAAGGGCGTGCAGGCGATGCTGATCGAGGCGGCCATCCCGGAGATCGAGCAGGAGGCGAACCAACTGCTGTCCACGATGACCGACGGGCGCATGAGCGTGCGCTTCGAGACGCAACGCGAGAAACTGACGGCGCGCAAAGACGAGGCCGCGGCGATCGAGACGCTCGACATCGTCATTAGCGACGAGGTCGGCGCGCGCAGTTACGAGATGTTCTCGGGCGGGGAGTCGTTCCGCGTGAACTTCGCCGTGCGCATCGCGCTCTCGAAACTGCTGGCCCGGCGCGCCGGCGCGCGCCTGCAGACGCTGGTGATCGACGAGGGGTTTGGCGCGCTCGACACGACCGGCCGCGAGCGGCTGGTCGAGGCGATCACGGCGGTGCAGAACCAGTTCGAGCGCATCCTGGTCATCACGCACATCGATGAGTTGAAAGACCTGTTTCCGGCGCGCATCGACGTCGTCAAGACCGGTGGCGGATCCAGCATCTTCATCAATTGA
- a CDS encoding ATP/GTP-binding protein yields the protein MQTVKMVITGPFSAGKTQFIQSISEIEVVNTERRITDETARIKSETTVAMDFGRITIDDDLVLYLFGTPGQKRFDFMWEILSEGMLGFIVLVDSSRPETFREAKRILNVFRSYSDTPYVIAANKQDIDDAWPPEDLRFALGVEPHIKIVPCVSKNKETVKKVVLELLYSILDSMEQDAAR from the coding sequence ATGCAGACTGTCAAGATGGTTATCACCGGCCCGTTCAGTGCGGGCAAAACCCAGTTCATTCAGTCGATCAGCGAAATCGAAGTCGTCAACACCGAGCGGCGCATTACCGACGAAACCGCGCGCATCAAGAGCGAGACGACGGTCGCGATGGACTTCGGGCGCATCACGATCGACGACGATCTGGTGCTCTACCTGTTCGGCACGCCGGGGCAGAAACGCTTCGACTTCATGTGGGAGATCCTGTCCGAAGGCATGCTCGGCTTCATCGTACTGGTCGACTCGTCCCGCCCCGAGACGTTCCGCGAGGCAAAGCGCATCCTGAACGTGTTCCGCTCGTACAGCGACACGCCGTACGTCATCGCCGCCAACAAGCAGGACATCGACGACGCCTGGCCGCCCGAGGACCTGCGTTTCGCTCTCGGCGTGGAGCCGCACATCAAAATCGTGCCGTGCGTCAGCAAGAACAAAGAGACCGTGAAGAAAGTGGTGCTCGAACTGCTGTATTCGATCCTCGACAGCATGGAGCAGGACGCCGCGCGGTAG
- a CDS encoding DUF4388 domain-containing protein: protein MALKGNLKDFSLTQLLNLINLARKTGVLHLQHPPAATAKLFFREGRLVDAALNGQAPDLTTLLFRIGKISADQQRTILGHATVRTDKEIALLLINSGHVTQTDIVQSVRASLLDAVYLLFTWADGNFFFESGTLPAEDRITVPINLEAVIMEGTRRVQEWEMLQDELPDLDMAMKFTERPNTNLRDISLSVEEWRVISFINPRNSIRQIADVNKMNEFQIRKIVYRMMSAGLVELLHPEGAAPKRLLTRPAAAPEPAARPPVGAPSRLAPATAAASAPTTAPAAAPQQAAGPVNRNIIMRLINRIRQL from the coding sequence ATGGCACTTAAAGGCAACCTGAAGGACTTCAGCCTTACCCAGCTGCTGAATTTAATCAATTTGGCCCGCAAAACCGGCGTGCTGCACCTTCAGCACCCACCGGCTGCAACCGCCAAGCTGTTTTTCCGCGAGGGCCGGCTGGTGGATGCCGCGCTTAACGGCCAAGCGCCCGATTTGACGACGCTCCTGTTTCGCATCGGCAAGATCTCGGCGGACCAGCAGCGCACGATCCTGGGCCACGCGACCGTGCGCACCGACAAGGAAATCGCGCTGCTGCTGATCAACTCCGGACACGTCACCCAGACCGACATCGTTCAGTCGGTGCGCGCCAGCTTGCTCGACGCCGTGTACCTGCTGTTTACGTGGGCAGACGGCAATTTCTTCTTCGAGTCGGGCACACTGCCCGCGGAAGACCGCATCACCGTACCGATCAACCTCGAAGCCGTCATCATGGAAGGCACGCGGCGCGTGCAGGAATGGGAGATGCTCCAGGACGAACTGCCGGACCTCGACATGGCGATGAAGTTCACCGAACGTCCGAATACCAACTTGCGCGACATCAGCCTGAGTGTGGAGGAATGGCGCGTTATCTCGTTCATCAACCCGCGCAACAGCATCCGCCAGATCGCGGACGTCAACAAGATGAACGAGTTCCAGATTCGCAAGATCGTGTACCGCATGATGTCAGCCGGGCTGGTCGAACTGCTGCACCCGGAAGGCGCCGCGCCGAAACGGCTACTGACCAGGCCTGCCGCCGCGCCGGAGCCGGCCGCGCGGCCGCCGGTTGGCGCACCGTCGCGCCTGGCGCCGGCCACGGCGGCCGCCAGCGCCCCAACGACCGCACCGGCCGCCGCGCCGCAGCAAGCGGCCGGCCCCGTCAACCGCAATATCATCATGCGCCTGATCAACCGCATCCGCCAGCTCTAG
- a CDS encoding NUDIX hydrolase N-terminal domain-containing protein, which translates to MTNIVRIDLWTQRLRAIAQTGLAFEPHDYDRERYEELLKLAADMAATTPAATDDPVLAAALYAKWRAEVGEREKGYVTPKVGVGAAVFNERGELLLVKRATTHNWLYVTGWADIGYAPSAVAVKEVWEEAGLHVTPERIIAVYDSSRRAQPNIDNHFWSVTFLCRLEGGELRGHPHETLDLGFFARDRLPSPLSREGVPWIEHCFAAHAGGWQQPYFEH; encoded by the coding sequence ATGACGAACATTGTCAGGATCGACCTGTGGACGCAGCGGCTGCGCGCGATTGCGCAGACCGGGCTGGCGTTCGAGCCGCACGACTACGACCGCGAACGGTACGAGGAACTGCTGAAGCTGGCGGCCGACATGGCCGCCACGACGCCGGCCGCGACGGACGACCCCGTGCTGGCAGCCGCGCTGTACGCCAAGTGGCGCGCGGAGGTCGGGGAGCGCGAGAAAGGCTACGTCACGCCGAAGGTCGGCGTGGGCGCGGCGGTCTTCAACGAGCGCGGCGAACTGCTGCTGGTGAAGCGAGCGACGACGCACAACTGGCTGTACGTGACCGGCTGGGCCGATATCGGCTACGCGCCGTCCGCAGTGGCGGTTAAGGAGGTTTGGGAGGAGGCCGGCCTGCACGTGACGCCCGAGCGCATCATCGCAGTTTACGACAGCAGCCGGCGTGCCCAGCCCAACATCGACAACCACTTCTGGAGCGTGACGTTCCTCTGCCGGCTCGAGGGCGGCGAACTGCGCGGCCACCCGCACGAGACGCTCGACCTCGGCTTCTTCGCGCGCGACCGCCTGCCGTCGCCGCTCTCGCGCGAAGGTGTGCCGTGGATCGAGCACTGCTTCGCGGCGCACGCGGGCGGCTGGCAGCAGCCGTACTTCGAGCACTAG
- a CDS encoding MBL fold metallo-hydrolase, whose translation MPIPPPVFLTGQNLAYPDPSPTVAPRLTSHAQSMAQGVYQVAQNFYIAVGYGNANMTMVVGSDGVLLIDCLETAEAARQALADLRRFSNKPVKALIYSHSHPDHISGVRGLLDPSEVAAGQVQIYAHERLAGVIRGNPSFGVVPPLRLAYTFGLDLERGPEGLVEGGLGPLLHVGAVGFMQPTIVFQGSLEINVAGIRVQLREAPSESDDEIVIWFPDHGVLHVADVIQGECLANLYALRGAVRDLWQWIRAVDLARGFDAQALIFGHGRPIAGQAEVGELLLNYRDAMQYIHDQSVRLIARGLTPDEMVERISELPPRLAGHPWLGEFYGTVKQTVRQVFYNYFGWYEGDPAFLDPLPRRERAARYVAAMGGRDAVVAVAAKAQAERDFRWVTEVLTYVLRLDPVDPQARQLKADALRQLGYQASNPIWRNNYLMAAKEIDGTLDRARLRDVLRAWANPDVAATVPIPMLLRVFATRLDPSRSTGLHLQVSLRCTDTGASYGLAIRSDVADALADASADATIEVQTSEAALRRLLTGRSTWARTLEDGAATLSRGTTDEAATFWSLFDAPASELPALALR comes from the coding sequence ATGCCCATCCCGCCTCCCGTCTTCTTGACCGGCCAAAACCTGGCCTATCCTGACCCCAGCCCAACCGTGGCTCCGCGCCTGACCAGCCATGCGCAAAGCATGGCACAGGGCGTCTATCAAGTCGCCCAGAATTTCTACATCGCGGTTGGCTATGGCAATGCCAATATGACCATGGTGGTTGGGAGCGATGGCGTGCTGCTGATCGACTGCCTGGAGACCGCGGAGGCCGCGCGACAAGCGCTGGCCGATCTGCGCAGGTTCAGCAACAAGCCGGTCAAGGCGCTGATCTACAGCCACAGCCATCCCGACCACATCTCCGGAGTCCGCGGCCTGCTCGATCCGTCCGAGGTCGCAGCCGGCCAGGTGCAGATTTACGCGCACGAGCGGTTGGCGGGCGTGATACGCGGCAATCCGAGCTTCGGGGTCGTGCCGCCGCTGCGGTTGGCCTACACCTTCGGTCTCGACCTCGAGCGCGGTCCGGAGGGGTTGGTGGAGGGCGGCCTGGGACCATTGTTGCACGTTGGCGCCGTCGGCTTCATGCAGCCAACGATCGTCTTTCAGGGGTCGCTCGAAATCAATGTGGCCGGCATCCGCGTACAGTTGCGCGAGGCGCCGAGCGAGTCGGACGATGAGATCGTGATCTGGTTCCCGGATCATGGCGTCCTGCACGTGGCCGACGTGATCCAGGGGGAGTGCCTGGCAAACCTGTACGCCCTGCGGGGCGCGGTGCGCGATCTGTGGCAGTGGATCCGCGCGGTCGATCTGGCGCGCGGGTTTGACGCCCAGGCGTTGATCTTCGGTCACGGGCGTCCGATCGCGGGACAGGCCGAGGTGGGCGAATTGCTGCTGAACTATCGGGATGCGATGCAGTATATCCACGACCAGAGCGTCCGCTTGATTGCGCGCGGACTGACACCGGACGAAATGGTCGAGCGGATCTCGGAACTGCCGCCGCGCCTGGCTGGGCATCCGTGGCTCGGCGAGTTCTACGGCACCGTCAAGCAGACGGTACGGCAGGTCTTCTACAACTACTTCGGCTGGTACGAAGGCGACCCGGCGTTCCTCGATCCGTTACCGCGCCGCGAACGAGCCGCCCGCTACGTCGCAGCGATGGGCGGCCGCGACGCGGTAGTGGCCGTCGCCGCCAAAGCGCAGGCCGAGCGTGACTTCCGCTGGGTGACGGAGGTGCTGACCTACGTGTTGCGCCTGGATCCCGTCGACCCGCAGGCGCGCCAGTTGAAGGCCGACGCGCTGCGCCAGCTCGGCTATCAGGCCAGCAACCCCATCTGGCGCAACAACTATCTGATGGCGGCCAAGGAGATCGACGGCACGCTGGATCGCGCCAGGCTGCGTGATGTGCTCCGCGCGTGGGCCAACCCGGATGTTGCCGCGACCGTGCCCATTCCGATGCTGTTGCGCGTGTTCGCGACCCGGCTGGACCCATCCCGCAGCACCGGACTCCATCTGCAGGTGAGCTTGCGCTGCACCGATACGGGCGCCAGCTACGGACTCGCTATCCGGTCCGACGTAGCGGACGCGCTCGCCGACGCTTCCGCCGACGCGACGATCGAGGTTCAGACCAGCGAGGCGGCGTTACGTCGTCTCCTGACGGGCCGGTCCACCTGGGCGCGTACGCTCGAAGACGGCGCGGCGACGCTCAGCAGGGGAACCACCGACGAAGCGGCCACCTTCTGGAGCCTGTTCGATGCCCCTGCCAGTGAATTGCCGGCACTCGCGCTGCGGTAA
- a CDS encoding polysaccharide deacetylase family protein, with protein MRRLIPLTVLALLLAFVPTGASADCPACAQRAAEYWGAVVADAKATTPALADWLAHNEVTHGKSEAGNTYYLTPDCGMTPGQLEETLDIAKANKIHMTIFLMGVMIDKWPDESRALLKRAIDEGHELALHSYSHRNFRDLSSEEITDELVRNWALIDWALGYHYPIRFFRFPYGARNPELLQQVGALGIRSVFWDIDSLGWRDFATVPIVITQVTSKIRPGAVVIFHCSAVSDRGALAQYVTQLREQGLEPALLGASYPRPTASDLVGYPKPRPTPKPEVVEAPAATEPLTATTAVTGTATAPTPAPAPTSAPTPHPTPTPVPAAPQRETPGERRLERMLDMDFNTL; from the coding sequence ATGCGACGTTTGATTCCGCTTACGGTGCTCGCCCTGCTGCTGGCCTTCGTGCCCACCGGCGCGAGCGCCGACTGTCCCGCCTGCGCCCAGCGCGCCGCGGAGTACTGGGGCGCGGTCGTTGCCGACGCCAAAGCCACCACGCCGGCGCTGGCCGACTGGCTGGCGCACAATGAGGTCACGCACGGCAAGTCCGAGGCGGGCAACACTTACTACCTCACGCCGGACTGCGGCATGACGCCGGGCCAGCTTGAAGAGACGCTCGACATTGCGAAGGCCAACAAGATTCACATGACGATCTTCCTGATGGGTGTCATGATCGACAAGTGGCCGGACGAGTCGCGCGCGCTGCTCAAGCGCGCCATCGACGAGGGCCACGAACTGGCGCTGCACTCGTACAGCCACCGCAACTTCCGCGATCTGTCGAGCGAGGAGATCACCGACGAACTGGTGCGCAACTGGGCGCTGATCGACTGGGCGCTTGGCTACCACTACCCGATCCGCTTCTTCCGCTTCCCGTACGGCGCGCGCAACCCGGAACTGCTGCAACAGGTGGGCGCGCTCGGCATCCGCTCGGTTTTCTGGGACATCGACAGCCTGGGCTGGCGCGACTTCGCCACCGTGCCGATCGTGATTACGCAGGTGACGAGCAAGATTCGCCCCGGCGCGGTCGTCATCTTCCACTGCAGCGCGGTCTCCGATCGCGGCGCACTGGCTCAGTACGTGACGCAGTTGCGGGAGCAGGGGCTGGAGCCGGCACTGCTCGGCGCCAGCTACCCGCGCCCAACTGCCTCCGACCTCGTCGGCTACCCGAAGCCGCGCCCGACGCCGAAGCCGGAAGTCGTCGAGGCGCCCGCCGCCACGGAGCCATTGACCGCCACGACCGCAGTGACCGGCACAGCTACCGCGCCGACGCCCGCCCCGGCACCGACCAGCGCGCCCACCCCGCACCCGACACCGACCCCGGTGCCAGCCGCACCGCAGCGCGAGACGCCCGGCGAGCGCCGCCTAGAACGCATGCTCGACATGGACTTCAACACGCTGTAG
- a CDS encoding YfhO family protein: MPSIESRLQAALLRIARHPATPLLVLVALPFLFFWRLVAPNPLDRMQLPDGDLTLQYYPLRVFAARELAAGRLPLWNPAMYAGQPGLADSQMATLYPPNLLTVAALALIGKPFTFGVLELQVVLHYALAAVGMFLFARRVTHSPLAAWIAALAFTFGGYLISYPAQQASILAGDVWLPFVLWALHGAATATSTPRARWLAPRQAAWLALAGTLMATSILAGHPQTYIYVFYTSAAYWLYASRSAGGMRLPAQFAGLLLFGLFGIGLSAVQLLPTLEFTRYSTRAQLGYDFTSGGFALHELITLIAPGYFGGSPLYVGLLPLLLAGFALFAAPHRSLFWLALAAVALFLSFGNSTFVYSLFYLLAPGFALVRDQERAAFLWSLALAMLAALGAARLTQSGENPAIAARAVPATMRGTLAALGLLIAGAYVGALFSEGAQVNLFPGYLRQFVPAFFYAAGAWALWHLHATGRLRAAVAATGLAALVALNLFTVNGAYNFQKPTPSNYFPDTPLTRALQAELAGNPRARVASEGLLPGAHNAGAHYGFAEINGNDPLRLATTEQFDRDVNELRRFQLLGVRYVVTKREIAHGAFGLIAQDGDTRLYGYSGGLPRAWIAHTAVVVAPGRESEALNSDAVLDAAPAGVVVLSEPPPFPLSVPASGASTVEDLTTAPGRVLLNAGAAANGILVFSEINYPGWQATIDGAPAQLMRADGILIGAPLPAGRHHVELTFSPDSVKIGALVTLLTGAGALAAAVWGLRRARP; the protein is encoded by the coding sequence ATGCCGAGCATTGAGTCCCGCTTGCAGGCGGCGCTCCTACGCATCGCGCGCCACCCGGCCACACCGCTGCTCGTGCTGGTCGCCCTGCCGTTTCTCTTTTTCTGGCGACTCGTCGCGCCGAACCCGCTCGACCGCATGCAGTTGCCGGACGGCGACCTGACGCTGCAATACTACCCGCTGCGTGTCTTCGCCGCACGCGAACTGGCCGCCGGGCGACTGCCGCTCTGGAACCCGGCGATGTATGCCGGCCAGCCGGGACTCGCCGATTCGCAGATGGCGACGCTCTACCCGCCGAACCTGCTCACCGTCGCGGCGCTTGCGCTGATCGGCAAGCCGTTCACGTTCGGCGTGCTCGAACTTCAAGTCGTCCTGCATTACGCGCTCGCCGCCGTCGGCATGTTCCTGTTCGCGCGGCGCGTCACACACAGCCCGCTCGCCGCCTGGATCGCCGCGCTGGCGTTCACGTTCGGCGGCTACCTGATCTCGTATCCGGCGCAGCAGGCGTCGATCCTGGCCGGCGATGTCTGGCTGCCGTTCGTACTCTGGGCGCTGCACGGCGCGGCCACGGCAACAAGTACACCACGCGCGCGCTGGCTCGCGCCGCGTCAGGCCGCGTGGCTGGCGCTGGCCGGAACGCTGATGGCAACCAGCATCCTGGCCGGGCACCCGCAGACGTACATCTATGTGTTCTACACGTCCGCAGCGTACTGGCTCTACGCCTCGCGCAGCGCGGGCGGCATGCGGCTCCCGGCGCAGTTCGCGGGGCTGCTGCTGTTCGGACTGTTCGGCATCGGGCTGTCGGCGGTGCAGTTGCTGCCGACCCTCGAGTTCACGCGCTACTCCACGCGCGCCCAGCTTGGTTACGACTTCACATCGGGCGGCTTCGCCCTGCACGAACTGATCACGCTGATCGCGCCGGGCTACTTTGGCGGTTCGCCGCTGTACGTCGGCCTGTTGCCATTGCTGCTGGCCGGCTTCGCGCTGTTCGCCGCGCCACACCGCAGCCTGTTCTGGCTGGCGCTGGCCGCTGTCGCGCTCTTCCTCTCCTTCGGCAATTCGACGTTCGTCTACTCGCTGTTCTACCTGCTCGCGCCCGGCTTCGCACTGGTGCGCGACCAGGAGCGCGCCGCGTTCCTCTGGTCGCTCGCGCTGGCGATGCTCGCCGCGCTCGGCGCAGCCCGCCTGACGCAGAGCGGCGAGAACCCTGCCATCGCAGCGCGCGCGGTGCCAGCGACCATGCGTGGCACATTGGCCGCGCTTGGCTTGCTGATCGCCGGCGCGTACGTCGGCGCGCTGTTCAGCGAGGGCGCGCAGGTCAACCTGTTTCCCGGCTACCTGCGCCAGTTCGTGCCGGCGTTCTTCTACGCGGCGGGCGCGTGGGCGCTCTGGCACTTGCACGCCACCGGGAGACTGCGCGCCGCCGTAGCCGCCACGGGACTGGCGGCGTTGGTCGCGCTGAACCTGTTTACCGTGAACGGCGCATACAATTTCCAGAAGCCGACGCCGTCCAACTACTTCCCGGACACACCACTTACCAGGGCGTTGCAGGCCGAACTGGCTGGGAATCCTCGGGCGCGCGTCGCCAGCGAGGGACTGTTGCCCGGCGCGCACAACGCCGGCGCGCACTACGGCTTCGCGGAGATCAACGGCAACGATCCCTTGCGGCTGGCCACGACCGAGCAGTTCGACCGCGACGTGAACGAACTGCGCCGCTTCCAGTTGCTCGGCGTGCGCTACGTCGTGACCAAACGCGAGATCGCGCACGGCGCGTTCGGCCTGATCGCGCAGGACGGCGACACGCGCCTGTACGGCTACAGCGGCGGCCTGCCGCGCGCATGGATCGCGCACACGGCGGTCGTCGTCGCGCCGGGCCGCGAGTCCGAGGCGCTCAACAGCGACGCCGTGCTCGATGCCGCGCCCGCCGGGGTCGTCGTGTTGAGCGAGCCGCCGCCATTCCCGCTCAGCGTGCCGGCGAGCGGCGCGTCCACGGTCGAGGATCTCACCACCGCACCCGGCCGCGTATTGCTGAACGCCGGCGCCGCCGCCAACGGCATACTCGTGTTCAGCGAGATCAACTATCCCGGCTGGCAGGCGACCATCGACGGCGCGCCCGCGCAACTCATGCGCGCCGACGGCATCCTGATCGGCGCGCCGCTGCCGGCCGGCCGCCATCACGTCGAATTGACTTTCAGCCCCGATTCGGTGAAAATAGGCGCGCTCGTCACCCTGCTGACGGGTGCAGGCGCTCTGGCCGCTGCCGTCTGGGGACTGCGCCGCGCACGCCCCTGA